A window of the Cucurbita pepo subsp. pepo cultivar mu-cu-16 unplaced genomic scaffold, ASM280686v2 Cp4.1_scaffold001769, whole genome shotgun sequence genome harbors these coding sequences:
- the LOC111786489 gene encoding uncharacterized protein LOC111786489 — MEVAVGVSPAGDLFNFGSPCSSHYLSAPSTPFSSLSAPTSPSSLAVNFFRHDDDVPIGSPSAVPFRWEEKPGIPKSPNCSAEQDFEFDFSRQSLCTKASLSADELFVGGKIRPLKPPPGFQSNMSSPRSPHNSRISPRKTKNSSDMNINDDPFEAALMKETLNHRTNYELADKQSKNRGRTEEISYISSNFDRKPTRSVSPYRISSRTPIHGDGDSCTVAGKSKSLSFLSAISFSKANRKWRLRDLLFRSTSEGRATEKADKLRSTYVVMSERMENDVKISSFRSADSVGPRRHFTAANRTVSEEFMKKRSFLGRCLRFNRSGMQEISRDIGSLTRG, encoded by the exons ATGGAAGTGGCCGTCGGAGTCTCTCCCGCCGGCGACCTGTTCAACTTCGGCAGCCCTTGCTCCTCCCACTATCTCTCCGCTCCTTCCACTCCCTTCTCCTCCCTCAGTGCGCCCACCAGCCCCTCCTCTCTCGCCGTCAACTTCTTCCGCCACGACGACGACGTTCCGATTGGCTCTCCCTCCGCCGTCCCCTTCCGCTGGGAGGAGAAACCCGGCATTCCCAAATCCCCCAATTGCTCCGCCGAGcaagattttgaatttgatttcagCCGTCAGTCGCTCTGCACTAAAGCTTCCCTCTCCGCCGATGAGCTCTTCGTCGGCGGTAAAATCCGGCCGCTCAAACCCCCTCCCGGATTCCAG TCGAACATGTCGTCGCCGAGATCGCCGCACAATTCGAGGATTTCCCCTCGGAAAACGAAGAACAGCTCCGACATGAACATCAACGACGACCCATTTGAAGCGGCGCTAATGAAAGAGACTCTTAACCATCGAACCAATTATGAGCTCGCTGATAAACAgagcaaaaacagaggaagaacagaggaaaTCTCATACATTTCCTCTAATTTTGATCGCAAACCCACTCGATCCGTTTCCCCTTACAGAATCTCTTCTCGAACTCCAATTCACGGCGACGGCGACAGCTGCACGGTCGCCGGAAAGTCAAAGTCGTTGTCGTTCTTGTCGGCGATATCGTTCTCTAAGGCCAATAGAAAATGGAGGCTCAGAGACTTATTGTTTCGTAGCACTTCCGAAGGCCGAGCAACGGAGAAAGCTGATAAGCTGAGGTCTACGTACGTTGTAATGTCGGAAAGAATGGAGAACGACGTGAAGATTTCGAGTTTCCGATCAGCCGACAGCGTCGGTCCAAGGAGGCATTTCACAGCGGCGAACCGGACGGTTTCCGAGGAGTTTATGAAGAAGAGGAGCTTTTTGGGCCGTTGCTTGCGGTTTAACCGGTCCGGTATGCAGGAAATTTCTAGAGATATTGGGTCGTTGACACGTGGATGA